A stretch of DNA from Camelina sativa cultivar DH55 unplaced genomic scaffold, Cs unpScaffold01545, whole genome shotgun sequence:
CTCTCGGAGGATTATCTGGTGCGTGCTTACCTTGCAGGACTCCGGCTTGACACTCAAGTGCACATCAGGATGTTTCAGCCGCAGACTGTTCGCCAGTGTCTGGTGTTGGGGCGTCTTTATGAAACAGCTCATCCGGTGGCTAAAGGGTCTTTACAAGGAGGAACAACAGCTAAATTCATCAATAGTGGCAACACAACGTCTGTAACTAAGCAAAACATGTCACACCGAAAAGAGGTGGGACAGGAGGTTGTTGGCAGTACGTTACCCAAGCAAGCTAGGAAGTACTTGTCGCAAGAGGAAATGAGTGAGAGAAGGGCCAAGGGGTTGTGTTTTCAGTGCGATGAGAAGTATACACCTGATCATTACTTAAAGCATAAGAAAACACAGGTATATATGATTGAAGTAGGGGGAGAAGAGGAGATTTGGGAACAAGAGGAGAGCGTAGAGCTTGTATCAGAGGAAAAGGATATGCCACGAGTTTCAATCAGTGCTGTTGCAGGAATCACAGATTACCATACCTTGAAAGTAAGGGGGGTTCGCAAGAAGAAAGTGATGTTCATTTTACCTGACACCGGGTCAACACATAATTTCATGGACCCTAGGACAGCACAAAAGTTGGGGTTGTCAATACAATCTGCAGGGATTTCTCGTGTGGCGGTTGCGGATGGAAGTAAGCTGAGAGTTTAGGGGAGAGTTTCGCAGTTTCAGTGGGAGTTTCAGGGCACCCCTTTCCAAGATGACTTCATGCTCATTCCCCTTGGTGGTTGTGACATGGTTCTAGGAGTGCAATGGTTAGCACCCTTGGGAGACACCACTTGGAACTTCCAAAAGTTGGAGATGGGTTTTTGGTGGAATAAACAGAGGATTCTGCTTCACGGTATCAAACCTGGTGCAGTCAGAACGGTTAAAGCCAAGAAGTTTAACGAGTATGACAAAGATGAAGTGCAAGTATCGATGATTTGTGCTCAAGAagtggtggaggaggaagacTTGACATTATATGCACTGGAGTTGAGTCGCAGAACAAATGAAGACAATGCGGCAATTCTGCAGTTAAAAACAGAGTATGCTGATATCTTTGCAGAACCTACCGAACTACCGCCGTTCAGGAAGAATCATGATCATCAGATCGTGTTGCAGTCTGGTTCTGACCCTGTCAATCAGAGGCCATACCGCTATGcagtttatcaaaaaaatgaaatagataGAATTGTGGAGGAATTATTGACTGCAGGCACCATCCGAGTGAGCTCAAGCCCCTTCTCTTCACCAGTGGTGTTGgtcaaaaagaaagatgatacgTGGAGGTTGTGTGTAGATTACAGGGCATTGAACGGTAAGACGGTTAAGAACCGGTTTCCGATTCCTTTGATTGAAGATCTCATGGACGAACTAGGCGGTTCTACTGTGTTCTCGAAGATTGACTTAAGAGCAGGATATCACCAAGTAAAAATGGCACCAGAGGATGTGCCTAAGACTGCTTTCAAAACTCACAGTGGCCACTTTGAATATCTGGTCATGCCCTTTGGGCTAACAAACGCCCCTGCTACTTTTCAAGGATTGATGAACGGTATTCAAGGATTTTCTGCGGAAGTTCGTTCTGATCTTTTTTGACGACATATTGGTTTATAGTCTAACTATGGAGGATCATGTCGTTCATTTGGAGCAAGTGTTTCAGTTAATGAGGAGTAGCAAGTTATTT
This window harbors:
- the LOC104774108 gene encoding uncharacterized protein LOC104774108, encoding MAVETRSQVNRQDLGGDGAREGETETIGDTRSLLDRTQAIEKALAEQDKKMDRNIADMIHMIPVQQASSSCQPKDKSPMTDSGSPDSYGSSLDYHRGGGSIPGHYPGVTRLGRVDFPRFDGERFSEWVCKVEDYFVLDATPDSSKVRMASMHFDSHASVWHHALVQTPFGQSLLNDWISYKLLMRERFVDALEDPIADLKNLRETAGIVEYHQKFEAIRARVSLSEDYLVRAYLAGLRLDTQVHIRMFQPQTVRQCLVLGRLYETAHPVAKGSLQGGTTAKFINSGNTTSVTKQNMSHRKEVGQEVVGSTLPKQARKYLSQEEMSERRAKGLCFQCDEKYTPDHYLKHKKTQVYMIEVGGEEEIWEQEESVELVSEEKDMPRVSISAVAGITDYHTLKVRGVRKKKVMFILPDTGSTHNFMDPRTAQKLGLSIQSAGISRVAVADGRVQWLAPLGDTTWNFQKLEMGFWWNKQRILLHGIKPGAVRTVKAKKFNEYDKDEVQVSMICAQEVVEEEDLTLYALELSRRTNEDNAAILQLKTEYADIFAEPTELPPFRKNHDHQIVLQSGSDPVNQRPYRYAVYQKNEIDRIVEELLTAGTIRVSSSPFSSPVVLVKKKDDTWRLCVDYRALNGKTVKNRFPIPLIEDLMDELGGSTVFSKIDLRAGYHQVKMAPEDVPKTAFKTHSGHFEYLVMPFGLTNAPATFQGLMNGIQGFSAEVRSDLF